Proteins co-encoded in one Capsicum annuum cultivar UCD-10X-F1 chromosome 9, UCD10Xv1.1, whole genome shotgun sequence genomic window:
- the LOC124887382 gene encoding uncharacterized protein LOC124887382 produces MAFGAFIRRYAHMRNVVAVDGTHLSDKYEGVLLFIVAQDTHVSIANGLARHYPLAHHNIRMRYLDENLRINHHCSDSLYLYYHAAKAYTLKEFNDYFNALKERCPSAVACLEHEVGFEKWSRAHFPGNRFNVMTSNIAESLNSIFCDEREYPVASIFNSIEHRFREIFRKRYAEVDNAKVDNSKTTFIPVAEMILSENMTEEDKLYVNNINGNTDKFTMLGYDRSVKFNLSRRSCSYRKYDLVKLPCAHPMEALRLKHGDEYCTSIYNYSSQIYSKESYLLAYLEPICAAPLESEWSVAREYLEMQVLPADFDPKLGRKKVKRVKGVLEPSRYKKRNKFSKCKRPEHKKTTCSLNVG; encoded by the exons atggCGTTTGGGGCTTTCATCCGTAGATATGCACACATGAGAAACGTTGTTGCCGTTGATGGCACGCATTTGTCCGACAAGTACGAGGGCGTgctgttgttcattgttgctcaAGATAC ACATGTAAGCATAGCTAACGGCCTCGCAAGGCATTATCCACTTGCACATCACAATATTCGTATGAGGTATCTCGATGAAAATCTTCGAATAAATCACCATTGTTCTGATTCTCTCTATTTGTACTACCATGCGGCCAAGGCGTACACGTTGAAAGAATTTAATGACTACTTCAACGCCCTTAAAGAAAGATGCCCCAGTGCAGTAGCTTGCCTCGAGCATGAAGTAGGATTTGAAAAATGGAGTCGTGCTCACTTTCCAGGTAATCGATTCAACGTCATGACCTCAAACATTGCTGAGTCGCTCAACTCAATATTTTGTGATGAAAGAGAGTATCCAGTGGCGTCCATTTTCAATTCAATTGAACATAGATTTAGAGAAATATTTAGGAAGAGGTATGCGGAGGTGGACAATGCGAAGGTGGACAATTCAAAGACAACCTTCATTCCCGTAGCCGAGATGATCTTGAGTGAAAACATGACCGAGGAGGACAAATTATATGTGAACAACATAAACGGAAACACCGACAAATTCACCATGCTTGGCTACGATCGTTCCGTAAAATTTAATCTTTCGAGACGGTCATGTTCTTACAGAAAGTACGACTTGGTGAAATTGCCATGTGCTCATCCAATGGAAGCGTTGCGTTTGAAGCACGGCGATGAATACTGTACTAGCATTTACAACTACTCTTCGCAAATATATTCGAAAGAATCATACCTCCTTGCATACTTGGAACCTATTTGTGCAGCACCACTTGAGTCGGAGTGGAGTGTGGCGCGAGAGTATCTTGAAATGCAAGTTCTTCCAGCCGACTTCGATCCCAAACTCGGACGAAAGAAGGTGAAACGTGTTAAGGGTGTGTTGGAGCCTTCAAGGTACAAGAAAAGAAACAAGTTCTCCAAGTGCAAAAGGCCGGAACATAAGAAAACAACATGCAGCCTTAACGTAGGATAA